From the Jilunia laotingensis genome, the window GACGTTTATCACGCTTTCTCTTCTACAATCAAGATGTCTAAGAGACTCTCTTATTCTGCAGTTTCTTCTTTTTCCGATTCTTCTACCGGGGCTTTAAACTCATTAATTCCATTGGTAATAAGAATATTATACCAAGAAATAAGCTTCTTTATATCATTGAGATATACACGATCCCGGTCAAAATTAGGCAATATCTCCGCCATATAGGCACGCAATTCGTCAGCAGAGGCTTTCTTCGGATCAAGAGAAATCGCTGAACCGTTTTCTTTACTCTTAATCGCTTCAAGAACCTCATATAAAGGCACTTCAGAATCATCCGTGTACATTGCTATATCTGCCAGAGAAATTATTTTTTCATTACCATAAGCAGGAAAGCGTTTCTTATCAGCATTGATCGATTCAACAATCAGCATGTTCTTTCCTTGTGAAACAAGTTTATACAATCCCGGTTTTCCGGAAATGGACAAGATAGTCTTCAGCATAGTATATTCTGTTTTTATTAGTTATTTTTTGACGGGCAAAGATAATCAATATTTTTAGATAGCAAAGATATTAACTCTAAAACCTGAGGAATTAAAGGCGTTTCATCATCATTTATAATCACAAATCCTGCTTGTAGGCGCTTCTCTTCATCGCTCATTTGGCATTGACAGCGTTTCACAATCAGTTCACGCGAAGAATTATCACGCCTGACAGCACGTTCTATTCTCAACTCAAACGGAGCATATACCATCACTATCAAATCAACTTCACTGTCGAAACCGGATTCAATCAATATTGCAGATTCAATTCCTACGATGGGAAAAGCAGCATGAGCCTCTGCCCAATTTCTAAAATCTTCCTTTACGCGCGGGTGAATGATATCATTTATCCGCCTGGCATGATCAGGATGCCCAAAAAGATAAGAAGCCAGCACTGGTTTATTCAGTTCACCGTTTTCAAACAATTTATCGCCCAACAAGTTACAAAGCTCTTTACGAATAAACGGACTTGAATTTGTCAGCCTTTTAGACTCTGCATCGGCAATATAGACAGGAACTCCCATCACCTCCAGCAATCGTGAGACAATACTTTTGCCACTGCCTATGCCACCTGTTATACCTATTCTAATTGCCATAAGAAGAAACTTGTTCAATCAGAAAATCCACCTTATCAGGCACAACACGTACATGGCTCACTCCTTGCGGAATAGATTTCAACTTAACCGTATATTTGTCAGATCCTAGCTTAAGCAAATCTTCATAAGAAACATTGATATAGAAAGATTCTGGAGTAATCTTATGAAAACGTCCTAATCCCACCTGAAAGGTCACCTGCACCTTAGATGGAAATGTACGCAACACCTTGTCCGCTGGAAAATTAATGCCATGTAAAGGGACTTCAACCGTCTTTTCCGTATATATGTCTACGGGAAAAGTCAAATCGACAGCATTTGGTACAAATTTAACTCCTTTCAAATCCATAATGGATGCATGATACGTCAATGTATCAACAATATCACTTAAGTCAAAGGACCGCGTATAAGCCGCAAAGATAGTATCAAGAATATTCTCCGGTGCATAGACCAATACCGAATCGGGAGAATAAATCGTATCCGAAATATAATACTGCCGTCCAGCAGAAACCTTGCCATGCATTTTCACCGGAACCAGTTTTGATTTACCCGTAGAATAAATATATTCCAAAGTATCCGGTTTAACCGAAAGTAATCGGGTAGAGACATTAAGTTGACTTAATATTTTTTTCTCAAATTCGGAAGCGTAAATCTTCACATGATTATCACGTCCTTTATAATCGTCATAATCAAGATTAACCGGAAAAAAACTCTTCCCTAACATATAGTTGAGCAAAACAGTACCTTTGTCTTTCACTTTAATACGCACTTCAGAAGCAGGAGCCGAAGTAATAACTACATTGTTAGGAACTCCTTTCAAGCGAACCGGAATAGAATATTCCGCCTCATAATCATTGTTTAATGTCTGAAGTAACCAAAAGCCGGCAGCAATCAGGAAGAAAAACGAAAAGATTAAGAATTCCCTGCTATTTTCACTAAGCAGAAAATTCTTAATCTTTTTGGAAAGTTTCAAATAAATATATTTTATGTTCCTACGTTCGGACATAGGCTAATTACAGTTACAGCTTATTTAGCAGCTTGCTGGCTGGCAGCAGAAGCATCTGCAAAAATAGAATTCTTATCTATCTTGATTTTTACATTAGCTGCAATTTCAAGAACAATATAATCATCGGTAATCTCTTTAATAACACCATGAATACCTCCAGCGGTAATTACCTTCTGATTCACCTGAAGAGATTTACGGAAATTAGCAATCTCTTTTTGTTTTTTATTCTGAGGACGGATCATAAAAAAATACATGATAACAAACATTGCTATCAGCAGGATCCACATCATACTTCCATTAGGTCCGGCTGCCGGAGCTTGCAGTAATACAGTCAATAAGTTCATAAATTAATCTGTTTAAATTTTCTAATCTATATAAAGCAAAGGTATCAGTTTTTTGTCAACTTACCTTCTTTTTTCAATTGATTAACTATTCCATCCAACGTTCCGTTGATGAAACTACCGCTTTTGGCAGTGCTATAGAGTTTTGCAATCTCTACATATTCATTTAACGAAACACTGACCGGAATGTTCGGGAAACTTAGAATTTCTGCTAATGCAGTCTGCATAATAATGACATCCATGAAAGCAACACGATCCAGATCCCAGTTTTTAGTATTTTCGCTGATCAGATGACGGTAATAATCAGAATTCAGAATAGTACGGCGGAAAAGGCGACGTGCAAATTCCTGATCTTCATCATCCTTGAATTCGGGAAGTAATTCCTGATTAGCTCCGTTCTTTTCTTCGAAACGTTTAATCGTTTTCAGCACGAATGTGTCAACTATTTCTTTATCATCATTCCAATATAAACTCTGATCTTCCAAAACCTGATCCAAAGAATCATTATTGTATATAAATGCTTTATAAATCTTTCTCCAGAATTCACGATCGGAATCATATGAATTATCTGCTGAAGCCATGTATTCTTTATAGACGTCAGATACTACAATCTTTTCATAAAGTTCCTTGATGAAATCTTGGTCATTAGCCCATGTTCTTTTTTGATTAGCGATAAACTCCATCAATTGCTTGTTCACTTCGAGTTGTGCAACAAATTTATTATCCACAAATTTCGTGTTAGGATACAACTCTTCTTTCGTAGGTTTCAACTTAGCTTTTGCCGCATCGATGCGTTTTTGTGCGTAGTCCGTCAATGCAATCATAAGCATCAACAAATAGTTATAGAGGTCATATGCCTTGGAAAGGCTAAAGAACAACTCTTTCTCCGCTGAGTCTAAATTTTTGCTTCCGTTCTGATAGTAAGCATACACTATCTGTATGATTTTTAGACGAATAAGAACTCTGTTAATCATAATCTTTAATAATACTGTTATTAACGAATTGCAAAAGTAGATATTTTTAATGAGTTTACACAAATAAATCACATTTTTTAATGCAGTAATTCATTCTCTGCCCTTTTTCTTTTGACAGTTGAAAAAAAAGTTCCAATTTTGAAGCCGATTATTAACAGACCTAATGATATGGAAGATTTAAAAAAGAAAATAGTTGCAGAGATAAATGATAAAGAGATTGTATTCTCTAAATCCATTAAGGCTGGTAAACGTATTTACTATCTTGACGTAAAAAAGAACCGGAAAGACGAAATGTTCCTTGCCATCACGGAAAGCAAGAAAGTGGTGCTGGGTGAAGGAGATGATTCTCAAGTAAGTTTTGAAAAACATAAGATCTTTCTATACAAAGAAGACTTTGACAAATTCATGACCGGTTTGACTCAAGCCATCGAATTTATAAACGAAGTGCAAGGGCACGCGGTAAAAGAAGAAGAAACCGCTGAAATCATTCAACCCGAGGAAATCAAGATCGACATTGATTTTGAATAAAGTTTTTTTTGATAATTCGAAAAGAAAGTGTACTTTTGCACCGCTTTTTTGCAACAACGGGTGGATATCCACATCGTGTGATGGTGAATTAAGCACTCAAATCACTTAATTTAGAGTAACACAAAAAATTAGAAAATGAGATCAATTGAAGTAAAAGGAACTGCAAGAACGATTGCAGAACGCTCTTCAGAACAAGCAAGAGCATTGAAAGAAATCCGTAAGAACAATGGTGTACCCTGCGTACTTTACGGAGGTGGTGAGAATGTTCATTTTACTGTACCTGTAGAAGGCTTGCGTAATTTGGTATATACTCCACATATCCATGTCGTAGATTTGAACATCGATGGTAAAAAAGTAAACGCCATTTTGAAAGATATCCAGTTCCATCCGGTAAAAGACACGATCCTTCACGTTGATTTTTATCAGATTGACGAAGCTAAACCAATCGTAATGGAAGTTCCGGTACAGTTGGAAGGTTTGGCAGAGGGTGTGAAAGCCGGTGGTAAATTAGCATTGCAACTTCGTAAACTGAAAGTTAAAGCTTTATATAACGTAATTCCTGAGAAACTGACTATCAATGTATCCCATTTGGGTCTTGGTAAGACAGTTAAAGTCGGTGAGCTGAGCTATGATGGTCTGGAATTGCTGAATGCAAAAGACGCTGTCGTTTGTGCAGTTAAACTGACTCGTGCAGCAAGAGGTGCCGCTGCCACAGCAGGAAAATAAATGTAGAACAATATTTCTACCAGAATATTCCGGAACGCAGATTATCACAGATTTTGGTCTGTGTTAATCTGCGTTCCCTTTATATCTCAATTATAACTAATTATGAAATATCTTATTGTCGGACTGGGTAATATCGGACCGGAATATCATGAAACCCGTCACAATATCGGTTTCATGGTAGTAGATGCCCTTGCCAGAATAAATAATGCCCCATTCGTAAGCGGACGTTATGGTTCAACAGCTTCTTTTTCGATAAAAGGAAGAGAATTTATATTACTAAAGCCCTCTACGTTCATGAATCTAAGCGGATTAGCAGTTCGTTACTGGATGCAAAAGGAAAACATCCCATTGGAGAATGTACTGATAGTAGTCGATGACTTGGCTTTGCCATTTGGAACCCTGCGCCTGAAGGGAAAAGGGAGCGATGCCGGTCATAACGGACTCAAGCATATAGCGGCTACATTGGGAACACAGGAGTATGCACGTTTACGTTTTGGCATCGGGAATGACTTTCCTCGCGGAGGACAGATCGATTATGTATTGGGACATTTCAATGATGAAGATTTGAAAACAATGGATGAGCGCCTTGAATCGGCAGGAGAAATTATTAAAAGCTTTTGTCTTGCCGGAATTAATATTACCATGAATCAATTCAATAAAAAATAATTAAATGCCTGAAGCTAGAATAGACAAATGGATGTGGGCGGTACGTATCTTCAAGACACGTACGATTGCTGCCGAAGCCTGCAAAAAAGGTCGTGTCAGTATAAATGGTTCATTCGTAAAAGCAGCACGCATGATTAAACCGGGAGATGTGATTCAAGTAAAAAAGCCCCCCATCACCTACTCATTTAAAGTGCTGCAAGCCATCGAAAAGCGCGTGGGAGCCAAATTAGTCCCGGAAGTTATGGAAAATGTAACTACTCCCGACCAATATGAGATATTGGAAATGAGTAAGATCAGCGGATTCATCGACCGTGCCCGCGGCACCGGACGTCCAACGAAAAAAGACCGCCGAAGCTTGGAAGATTTCACAACTCCTGAGTTCATGGATGACTTCGACTTTGACTTCGACTTCGATGAAGAAGAATAATCGGTACCTGCTAGAGCTTGATCAAACACGTATTTAACCACAAAAAAGTTATTGGTGAAAAGAAAGGGTTCGGATGAACCACTCAATTTTTTTGTCCGACCAATCGGTATACATCCTCCTTTTCACCAACAACCCATAACACATCCCCTTCTTCGAAAGGCGCATTTACATCCGGAGCCATTAGTATTTCCTCGCCTCGTTCTACTCCTGCAATCAAACAATGAAATTTATCCCTGATACCTGATTCACGTAAAGTTTTTCCAAGAAAAGCAGAATCGGCATCAATCATAAACTGTTTCAATGTCATTTCACTCCTTTCAAACACATCCGTATCGAAGGAAGAACCACGCGACATCTCTTCACCAAACAGACTTAATTGTTGATCGGTACCTATCACCTGAATCTTATCCATAGGAAAAAGTCGTACGCTACCTCCCGGAATATTAATCCTACGCTTTCCACGAAGAATAGAGGCTACATGCACACCATATTTATTACCTAGATTCAAATCCAACAATGTTTTACCTGCCCAAAGAGATTCACCCGGTATTTCAAAATCAGCCAAGTGCAAATCACGAGAAAGTAATCTGCCGGCATACTCAGGTTTCTTTTCACCCATATAAACCGCACGCATATCACGTGAACGCAAATTCTGGAAGAACTTCCGTTCTATCAATATCGACTGCTTCTTCAACCTACGTGAACCCACCATCAATACAACTGCAAGAATTGCAATGCCAATCACAAGGCCAATAGATGCTTTGAACAAGCCAGCTATAGTAAACATCACAAACAAGACGGCAACTACCACACGCAAAATGATGGTGGCCACTAAAGGAGCCCTGTTCGTCCGATGATCGTTCCAAAGCGTCATAAACTCAATGGAATGGTTCTTTTTCACCATAATAGCCCGTAAAAAAGGAGCTATCAAAAGAATGATGAAAGCAGCACTAAGCAACGATCCCCAGAACTGTGATAGTTGTTCACGAAAAAAGGGAACAACAAAACGAAATGAAAGGGCAATAACGGAAATACTAACTATCGAATAAACAACCACGATACGCGCCATTGCAAAAAGCAGTTTTTTCCACAAACTTTCCTGATTCACCGTTTGTGACCCGGAAGTATACCGATTTAGAAAGCGTCTCCAAGACTTTGGCAAATGCCGATCAACATAGTCGGATGCCGGTTCCGCCAGTCGAATCATATAGGGGGTAAGGAAAGTGGTGATAACTGATACAGCCACCACGATAGGATACAAGAAATTGCTCGTCACATGAAGTGAAACACCTAAAGAAGCAATAATAAAGGCGAACTCACCAATCTGTGTTAGGCTGAAACCGCACTGCATGGCCGTCTTCAACGGTTTTCCCGCCAGTACCACTCCAAAAGTACCAAAGAAAGCCTGCCCTAAAATGACAGCAAGGGTAATCACAAAGATTGGCAAAGCATATTCACCAATCATTGCAGGATCTACCATCATACCGACAGAAACGAAAAAGATTGCTCCAAATAAATCCTTAACTGGTTTTACCAGACGGTCGATAGATTCTGCTTCAATGGTTTCGGCAAGAATAGATCCCATAATGAAAGCACCGAATGCAGCGGAAAATCCCGTATTGGCCGCTATCACCACCATACCAAAGCAAAGTGCCAGCGAAACGATCAACAAAGTTTCCTCGCTCATCAACTTACGGCACCGCTTGAGAAACTCCGGAATCAGATAAATACCGACAACGAACCAAAGGATAAGAAAAAATAATAATTTCCCGATACTCTCAAGCATCTCCGTACCCTCAAAATTATTGCTCACTGCCATAGTTGAAAGCATCACCATAAGTACAATGGCAAGAATATCTTCCAAAATCAGAATACTCAGCACCAAACCGGTAAACTGCTTTTTACGAATGCCCAAGTCATCAAAAGCTTTATAAATAATAGTAGTAGACGACATCGCTATCATTCCTCCCAAAAAGATACAATCCATCCGTTGCCAGCCAAAGCTCATCCCCACAACTGTACCTAGCAATATCATGCAAAATATAACGGTACAGGCTGCTATAACAGCCGCTCCACCTACTTTTACAATTTTTTTAAAACTAAACTCAAGTCCCAATGCAAAAAGAAGGAAAATCACACCTATGTCAGCCCAAGTCTTAATATTGGCAGTATCCATTACGGAAGGTGTAAAAGGCATGTGAGGACTTGCCAAGAAACCAGCAACCACATAGCCCAGTACCAATGGTTGCTTTAATTTCTTAAATAACAGGGTCATAACACCGGCACAAAGCAGTATCAATGCCAGGTCAGCTATCAAAGTAGGTAAGTTTGACATTATCGTAGACTATTTATTGCATACAAAAGTACACGAAAATCAAGAGACATGTCAGAATTGAGCAAAAAAAATTATGCCTGAGACTTTTTAATCGCTCCCAGGCATAATGGTAAATTACAAAAAGGGGGGGAATATTACTTTCTGAACGGTGGCCGTACTACAACTGCTTTCAGCTTACGTCCGCGCATATCGATATAAATCTCAGTGCCCAATTTGCTATATTCCGGTTTAACATATCCCATACCGATACCTATTTTACGTACAGGAGACATCGTTCCGGATGTAACAACTCCAATTTTCACACCCTCGGCATTCACCAAGTCATATCCATGACGAGGGATTCCACGGTCTTGCATTTCAAAACCAACTAATTTACGCACAGTGCCTTCTGCTTTTTGTTTCTCAAGCATCGGACGATTGGTAAAGTTTTTGCCTTCCACAAATTTGGTAATCCAACCCAATCCCGCCTCTATAGGAGAAGTCGTATCGTCCAGATCATTACCATAGAGACAGAAGCCCATTTCCAAACGGAGTGTATCGCGAGCCCCCAGGCCAACCGGTTTGATACCAAATTCTTCGCCTGCCTCGAAAACGGCTTTCCATATTTTGTCGGCCGCATCCGGATAGAAATAAAGTTCAAAACCTCCGGCACCCGTATAACCTGTATTAGAGATTATCACATTCTTTTCTCCGGCAAACTCACCAACCTTAAAAGTATAATAAGGTATATCGGAAAGATTGATATCCGTCAACTTCTGTAAAGCAAGAATCGCTTTAGGCCCTTGGACAGCCAACTGAGCCATCCGGTCCGAAGAATTTTCCAGTTCAGCACCTTCCGTATTGTGAGAAACGCACCAATTCCAATCTTTTTCGATATTGGCAGCATTGACAACTAAAAGATATTTTTCAGGCTCAAACTGATACACTAACAAGTCATCTACAATACCCCCTTTTTCATTAGGGAAACAGGTGTACTGTACTTTACCCGGTTCAAGGGCAGCCACATTGTTAGAAGTTACTTTCTGGAGAAAAGCCAAGGCATTAGGCCCTTTTACCCAGAATTCACCCATGTGGGATACATCAAATACACCTACAGCATTACAAACGGTGAGATGTTCTTCAATAATGCCGGTATATTCAATCGGCATGTTATAACCGGCAAACTCGTGCATTTTAGCACCCAGTGCAATATGTTTGTCGGTAAACGGAGTGGTCTTCATAAATTAAATATTAAAAGTTGAAAATTAAATATTAAGCTTTCTCTGCAACCAATTCAACGATCTTTACGATAACTTTCATTGCCTTTTCCATATTCTCGATAGGAACAAATTCATAACGTCCGTGGAAGTTTAGTCCACCGGCAAAGATATTAGGACATGGAAGACCTTTAAAAGAAAGTTGCGCACCGTCCGTACCGCCACGAATAGGTTTCACATTCGGTTTCACTCCCACAGCCTCCATAGCCGCAAAAGCAGTATCGATGATATGCATTACCGGCTCAATCTGTTCACGCATGTTATAGTATTGGTCGCGCAACTCGAGAGTGGCAACGTCTTCGCTATATTCTGCATTTACTTTTCTTACCAGATGAGCCATCTCACGTTTACGGCTTTCGAAACGGGCACGATCATGATCGCGGATTATATATGAAATGGTAGTTTGCTCTACAGTGCCTTGGATGCCGACCAGATGATAGAAGCCTTCATAGCCTTCGGTGTGTTCGGGCGTTTCATGACGCGGGAGCATCGATATAAATTGATTTGCCAAACGGATGGAGTTGATCATTTTATGGCGGGCGTATCCCGGATGTACATTCCGTCCCTTAAAAGTTATTTTAGCAGCGGCCGCATTGAAATTTTCAAACTCCAGCTCGCCCACTTCACCGCCATCCATGGTATAAGCCCACTGGCAACCGAACTTTTCCACATCAAACTTATGCGCTCCTTCTCCAATCTCTTC encodes:
- a CDS encoding DUF5606 family protein, producing MLKTILSISGKPGLYKLVSQGKNMLIVESINADKKRFPAYGNEKIISLADIAMYTDDSEVPLYEVLEAIKSKENGSAISLDPKKASADELRAYMAEILPNFDRDRVYLNDIKKLISWYNILITNGINEFKAPVEESEKEETAE
- the coaE gene encoding dephospho-CoA kinase (Dephospho-CoA kinase (CoaE) performs the final step in coenzyme A biosynthesis.), translating into MAIRIGITGGIGSGKSIVSRLLEVMGVPVYIADAESKRLTNSSPFIRKELCNLLGDKLFENGELNKPVLASYLFGHPDHARRINDIIHPRVKEDFRNWAEAHAAFPIVGIESAILIESGFDSEVDLIVMVYAPFELRIERAVRRDNSSRELIVKRCQCQMSDEEKRLQAGFVIINDDETPLIPQVLELISLLSKNIDYLCPSKNN
- a CDS encoding YbbR-like domain-containing protein; the encoded protein is MSERRNIKYIYLKLSKKIKNFLLSENSREFLIFSFFFLIAAGFWLLQTLNNDYEAEYSIPVRLKGVPNNVVITSAPASEVRIKVKDKGTVLLNYMLGKSFFPVNLDYDDYKGRDNHVKIYASEFEKKILSQLNVSTRLLSVKPDTLEYIYSTGKSKLVPVKMHGKVSAGRQYYISDTIYSPDSVLVYAPENILDTIFAAYTRSFDLSDIVDTLTYHASIMDLKGVKFVPNAVDLTFPVDIYTEKTVEVPLHGINFPADKVLRTFPSKVQVTFQVGLGRFHKITPESFYINVSYEDLLKLGSDKYTVKLKSIPQGVSHVRVVPDKVDFLIEQVSSYGN
- the yajC gene encoding preprotein translocase subunit YajC, with the translated sequence MNLLTVLLQAPAAGPNGSMMWILLIAMFVIMYFFMIRPQNKKQKEIANFRKSLQVNQKVITAGGIHGVIKEITDDYIVLEIAANVKIKIDKNSIFADASAASQQAAK
- the nusB gene encoding transcription antitermination factor NusB, giving the protein MINRVLIRLKIIQIVYAYYQNGSKNLDSAEKELFFSLSKAYDLYNYLLMLMIALTDYAQKRIDAAKAKLKPTKEELYPNTKFVDNKFVAQLEVNKQLMEFIANQKRTWANDQDFIKELYEKIVVSDVYKEYMASADNSYDSDREFWRKIYKAFIYNNDSLDQVLEDQSLYWNDDKEIVDTFVLKTIKRFEEKNGANQELLPEFKDDEDQEFARRLFRRTILNSDYYRHLISENTKNWDLDRVAFMDVIIMQTALAEILSFPNIPVSVSLNEYVEIAKLYSTAKSGSFINGTLDGIVNQLKKEGKLTKN
- a CDS encoding PUR family DNA/RNA-binding protein, with translation MEDLKKKIVAEINDKEIVFSKSIKAGKRIYYLDVKKNRKDEMFLAITESKKVVLGEGDDSQVSFEKHKIFLYKEDFDKFMTGLTQAIEFINEVQGHAVKEEETAEIIQPEEIKIDIDFE
- a CDS encoding 50S ribosomal protein L25/general stress protein Ctc, translating into MRSIEVKGTARTIAERSSEQARALKEIRKNNGVPCVLYGGGENVHFTVPVEGLRNLVYTPHIHVVDLNIDGKKVNAILKDIQFHPVKDTILHVDFYQIDEAKPIVMEVPVQLEGLAEGVKAGGKLALQLRKLKVKALYNVIPEKLTINVSHLGLGKTVKVGELSYDGLELLNAKDAVVCAVKLTRAARGAAATAGK
- the pth gene encoding aminoacyl-tRNA hydrolase, with protein sequence MKYLIVGLGNIGPEYHETRHNIGFMVVDALARINNAPFVSGRYGSTASFSIKGREFILLKPSTFMNLSGLAVRYWMQKENIPLENVLIVVDDLALPFGTLRLKGKGSDAGHNGLKHIAATLGTQEYARLRFGIGNDFPRGGQIDYVLGHFNDEDLKTMDERLESAGEIIKSFCLAGINITMNQFNKK
- a CDS encoding RNA-binding S4 domain-containing protein; its protein translation is MPEARIDKWMWAVRIFKTRTIAAEACKKGRVSINGSFVKAARMIKPGDVIQVKKPPITYSFKVLQAIEKRVGAKLVPEVMENVTTPDQYEILEMSKISGFIDRARGTGRPTKKDRRSLEDFTTPEFMDDFDFDFDFDEEE
- a CDS encoding cation:proton antiporter, which translates into the protein MSNLPTLIADLALILLCAGVMTLLFKKLKQPLVLGYVVAGFLASPHMPFTPSVMDTANIKTWADIGVIFLLFALGLEFSFKKIVKVGGAAVIAACTVIFCMILLGTVVGMSFGWQRMDCIFLGGMIAMSSTTIIYKAFDDLGIRKKQFTGLVLSILILEDILAIVLMVMLSTMAVSNNFEGTEMLESIGKLLFFLILWFVVGIYLIPEFLKRCRKLMSEETLLIVSLALCFGMVVIAANTGFSAAFGAFIMGSILAETIEAESIDRLVKPVKDLFGAIFFVSVGMMVDPAMIGEYALPIFVITLAVILGQAFFGTFGVVLAGKPLKTAMQCGFSLTQIGEFAFIIASLGVSLHVTSNFLYPIVVAVSVITTFLTPYMIRLAEPASDYVDRHLPKSWRRFLNRYTSGSQTVNQESLWKKLLFAMARIVVVYSIVSISVIALSFRFVVPFFREQLSQFWGSLLSAAFIILLIAPFLRAIMVKKNHSIEFMTLWNDHRTNRAPLVATIILRVVVAVLFVMFTIAGLFKASIGLVIGIAILAVVLMVGSRRLKKQSILIERKFFQNLRSRDMRAVYMGEKKPEYAGRLLSRDLHLADFEIPGESLWAGKTLLDLNLGNKYGVHVASILRGKRRINIPGGSVRLFPMDKIQVIGTDQQLSLFGEEMSRGSSFDTDVFERSEMTLKQFMIDADSAFLGKTLRESGIRDKFHCLIAGVERGEEILMAPDVNAPFEEGDVLWVVGEKEDVYRLVGQKN
- the gcvT gene encoding glycine cleavage system aminomethyltransferase GcvT, which produces MKTTPFTDKHIALGAKMHEFAGYNMPIEYTGIIEEHLTVCNAVGVFDVSHMGEFWVKGPNALAFLQKVTSNNVAALEPGKVQYTCFPNEKGGIVDDLLVYQFEPEKYLLVVNAANIEKDWNWCVSHNTEGAELENSSDRMAQLAVQGPKAILALQKLTDINLSDIPYYTFKVGEFAGEKNVIISNTGYTGAGGFELYFYPDAADKIWKAVFEAGEEFGIKPVGLGARDTLRLEMGFCLYGNDLDDTTSPIEAGLGWITKFVEGKNFTNRPMLEKQKAEGTVRKLVGFEMQDRGIPRHGYDLVNAEGVKIGVVTSGTMSPVRKIGIGMGYVKPEYSKLGTEIYIDMRGRKLKAVVVRPPFRK
- the pepT gene encoding peptidase T, producing the protein MTLVERFLKYVSFDTQSSEETGLTPSTPGQMVFAEYLKSELESLGLEDISLDEHGYLFATLPANTEKEVPTIGFIAHMDTSPDMSGKDVKPRIIENYGGGDIMLNAAEGVVLSPSQFPELLDHKGENLIVTDGTTLLGADDKAGIAEIVSAIAYLKEHPEIKHGKIRIGFNPDEEIGEGAHKFDVEKFGCQWAYTMDGGEVGELEFENFNAAAAKITFKGRNVHPGYARHKMINSIRLANQFISMLPRHETPEHTEGYEGFYHLVGIQGTVEQTTISYIIRDHDRARFESRKREMAHLVRKVNAEYSEDVATLELRDQYYNMREQIEPVMHIIDTAFAAMEAVGVKPNVKPIRGGTDGAQLSFKGLPCPNIFAGGLNFHGRYEFVPIENMEKAMKVIVKIVELVAEKA